The Anser cygnoides isolate HZ-2024a breed goose chromosome 19, Taihu_goose_T2T_genome, whole genome shotgun sequence genome contains a region encoding:
- the MYOCD gene encoding myocardin isoform X7: MAPSSSHHPLQSGRTFCSYGFSREGLVSSWQTKASCHTEDYLKHKIRSRPERSDLVNMHILQDSAAEGSIQSTQMKLKRARLADDLNEKIALRPGPLELVEKNIIPVDSAVKEAIKGTQVNFSKPPDAFAFEEDSSNDGLSPEQARSEDSQGSTESSAGTKASEPAPPAPSGTPQDHPHGTEGNAAELASGQSSQCDSPKQAPGQDSPPLPVPSVVKSKSSSDSKNRHKKPKDTKPKVKKLKYHQYIPPDQKAEKSPPPMDSAYARLLQQQQLFLQLQILSQQQQQQQQQQQQQQQHFSYPGMHQGQIKQSNEQMVKSSNSSSTSVNNTPLSPVKTTFSGQTCVSSIKPGPLPSNLDDLKVSELRQQLRIRGLPVSGTKTALMERLRPFQECSSNAVPNFSEITTVTFPVTPTSTLSSYQSQSSTSMLSNGFYHFGSTSSTPPISPASSDLSVSGSLPDTFNDGPMSSPQFGLQPSPVHGSAEESLMSSMNGGSIQLELEGIDTEKDKMLVEKQKVINELTWKLQQEQRQVEELRMQLQKRKRSNGLEEKQQPTQHFFGVPIKQENAVSSCPFASKQTALKGQASSSDKLSNCGVPQLSHIVNSHCLEPAGQSTITSSTFLSPQCSPQHSPLGAAKSPQHISLPPSPNSHYLLSVSPGSQAEGRSGSPQTNSCLRTASMATQAGQKFSIPSPSFCNSSPVLSEVKQPPPYEDAVKQQMTRSQQMDELLDVLIESGEMPANAKEDRSCLQKVPHITVSTGNSSTSLPKSSATFEQVSSTQLPFEHCPGGGDTHLEVLLNAHSPLGRVSEIALLKMGGEESHFEGMIEGFSSKAADELLTSQEILQTPLSPMETQLSPSPADGSGLQMSFTESPWETMEWLDLTPPSSATGFGSLTSAGPSIFNIDFLDVTDLNLNTSMDLHLQQW, from the exons TTTTGCAGCTACGGCTTCAGCAGAGAAGGACTCGTGAGCAGCTGGCAGACCAAGGCATCATGCCAC ACTGAAGATTATCTCAAGCACAAGATCAGAAGCAGGCCTGAGAGATCAGACCTGGTCAACATGCACATTTTACAAG ACTCAGCTGCAGAGGGGTCCATTCAGTCTACTCAAATGAAGCTGAAAAGAGCCCGACTGGCAGATGATCTCAATGAAAAGATTGCTCTCAGGCCGGGTCCTTTGGAGCTGGTGGAGAAGAATATTATTCCTGTCGACTCAGCTGTGAAAGAGGCCATAAAAG GTACGCAGGTGAACTTCTCCAAGCCACCCGACGCCTTCGCCTTTGAGGAGGACAGCAGCAATGACGGCCTGTCCCCGGAGCAGGCCAGGAGCGAGGACTCCCAGGGCTCCACGGAGTCGTCGGCGGGCACCAAAGCCTCGGAGCCGGCCCCGCCGGCGCCCTCGGGGACGCCCCAG GATCACCCCCACGGCACTGAGGGCAATGCAGCGGAGCTGGCCTCGGGGCAGAGCAGCCAGTGTGACAGCCCCAAGCAAGCACCAGGACAGGACAGCCCACCCCTTCCGGTGCCCTCTGTGGTGAAG TCAAAATCATCCAGTGATAGCAAGAACCGTCACAAAAAGCCCAAGGACACCAAGCCCAAGGTGAAGAAGCTGAAGTATCATCAGTACATCCCTCCAGACCAGAAGGCAGAAAAGTCCCCTCCGCCCATGGATTCTGCATATGCCAgactcctccagcagcagcagctctttctgCAGCTCCAGATCCTCAgtcagcagcaacagcagcaacagcagcagcagcagcagcaacagcaacatTTCAGCTACCCAGGGATGCACCAAGGGCAGATAAA GCAATCAAATGAGCAAATGGTCAAAAGTTCAAATTCTTCATCAACTTCTGTCAACAACACCCCTCTTTCTCCTGTGAAAACCACCTTTTCAGGCCAGACTTGTGTCTCATCTATCAAGCCAGGCCCTCTGCCATCTAACCTGGATGATCTGAAA GTGTCAGAACTGAGACAGCAGCTCCGAATAAGAGGCCTTCCTGTATCCGGTACCAAAACAGCGCTGATGGAACGGCTGCGGCCCTTCCAGGAGTGCAGCAGCAATGCAGTGCCAAACTTCAGTGAGATCACAACTGTAACCTTTCCAGTCACTCCAACAAGCACCTTGTCAAGTTACCAGTCGCAGTCCTCCACCAGCATGTTATCAAACGGCTTCTACCACTTTGGCAGCACCAGCTCCACCCcacccatctctccagcctccTCCGACCTCTCTGTGAGTGGCTCTTTGCCAGACACATTCAATGATGGGCCCATGTCTTCTCCACAGTTTGGTCTTCAACCATCTCCAGTTCATGGTAGTGCTGAAGAAAGCCTCATGAGCAGCATGAATGGAGGGAGCatccagctggagctggaagggattgacacagagaaagacaaaatgctGGTGGAGAAGCAGAAGGTCATCAATGAATTGACATGGAAGCTGCAACAAGAGCAGAGGCAGGTGGAAGAGCTACGGATGCAGCTCCAGAAGCGAAAGAGAAGCAATGGccttgaggaaaaacaacagccCACTCAGCATTTCTTTGGTGTCCCCATCAAGCAAGAAAATGCAGTGTCCAGCTGCCCATTTGCATCCAAACAAACTGCCTTAAAAGGCCAAGCCAGCAGCTCAGATAAGTTAAGTAACTGTGGTGTGCCACAGCTGTCTCACATTGTAAATAGCCACTGCCTGGAGCCTGCAGGGCAAAGCACCATCACCTCCTCAACATTCCTGAGCCCGCAGTGTTCCCCCCAGCACTCTCCTCTCGGGGCTGCAAAGAGCCCGCAGCACATCAGCCTGCCGCCGTCCCCTAATAGCCACTATCTCCTGTCGGTGTCCCCCGGCTCACAGGCAGAAGGGCGCAGCGGGTCCCCACAGACCAACAGTTGCCTTCGCACAGCATCG ATGGCTACGCAGGCAGGTCAAAAGTTTTCTATTCCATCCCCAAGTTTTTGTAATTCAAGCCCAGTCCTCTCAGAGGTAAAGCAGCCTCCACCCTATGAGGATGCAGTAAAGCAG CAGATGACTCGAAGTCAGCAGATGGACGAACTCCTGGACGTGCTGATTGAGAGCGGAG AAATGCCAGCCAATGCCAAGGAAGACCGGTCCTGCCTGCAGAAAGTACCTCACATAACAGTGTCTACAGGGAACTCCAGCACTTCTCTCCCAAAGTCGTCTGCCACATTCGAACAGGTCTCCTCCACCCAGCTCCCGTTCGAGCACTGTCCTGGCGGTGGTGACACTCACCTCGAGGTCCTGCTGAATGCTCACAGCCCACTGGGGAGAGTCAGTGAAATTGCCCTACTGAAGATGGGAGGAGAAGAGTCCCACTTCGAAGGGATGATAGAGGGGTTCTCCAGCAAAGCTGCAGATGAACTGCTCACCTCCCAGGAGATTTTACAGACTCCCCTCTCACCAATGGAAACAcagctctccccttcccctgctgatGGCTCTGGTTTACAAATGAGTTTCACTGAATCTCCATGGGAAACGATGGAGTGGCTGGACCtcaccccccccagctctgccaccgGCTTTGGCTCGCTCACTTCTGCGGGCCCCAGCATCTTCAACATTGATTTCCTAGATGTTACTGATCTCAATCTAAACACCAGCATGGACCTTCACCTGCAGCAGTGGTGA
- the MYOCD gene encoding myocardin isoform X10, which produces MAPSSSHHPLQSGRTFCSYGFSREGLVSSWQTKASCHTEDYLKHKIRSRPERSDLVNMHILQGTQVNFSKPPDAFAFEEDSSNDGLSPEQARSEDSQGSTESSAGTKASEPAPPAPSGTPQDHPHGTEGNAAELASGQSSQCDSPKQAPGQDSPPLPVPSVVKSKSSSDSKNRHKKPKDTKPKVKKLKYHQYIPPDQKAEKSPPPMDSAYARLLQQQQLFLQLQILSQQQQQQQQQQQQQQQHFSYPGMHQGQIKQSNEQMVKSSNSSSTSVNNTPLSPVKTTFSGQTCVSSIKPGPLPSNLDDLKVSELRQQLRIRGLPVSGTKTALMERLRPFQECSSNAVPNFSEITTVTFPVTPTSTLSSYQSQSSTSMLSNGFYHFGSTSSTPPISPASSDLSVSGSLPDTFNDGPMSSPQFGLQPSPVHGSAEESLMSSMNGGSIQLELEGIDTEKDKMLVEKQKVINELTWKLQQEQRQVEELRMQLQKRKRSNGLEEKQQPTQHFFGVPIKQENAVSSCPFASKQTALKGQASSSDKLSNCGVPQLSHIVNSHCLEPAGQSTITSSTFLSPQCSPQHSPLGAAKSPQHISLPPSPNSHYLLSVSPGSQAEGRSGSPQTNSCLRTASMATQAGQKFSIPSPSFCNSSPVLSEVKQPPPYEDAVKQQMTRSQQMDELLDVLIESGEMPANAKEDRSCLQKVPHITVSTGNSSTSLPKSSATFEQVSSTQLPFEHCPGGGDTHLEVLLNAHSPLGRVSEIALLKMGGEESHFEGMIEGFSSKAADELLTSQEILQTPLSPMETQLSPSPADGSGLQMSFTESPWETMEWLDLTPPSSATGFGSLTSAGPSIFNIDFLDVTDLNLNTSMDLHLQQW; this is translated from the exons TTTTGCAGCTACGGCTTCAGCAGAGAAGGACTCGTGAGCAGCTGGCAGACCAAGGCATCATGCCAC ACTGAAGATTATCTCAAGCACAAGATCAGAAGCAGGCCTGAGAGATCAGACCTGGTCAACATGCACATTTTACAAG GTACGCAGGTGAACTTCTCCAAGCCACCCGACGCCTTCGCCTTTGAGGAGGACAGCAGCAATGACGGCCTGTCCCCGGAGCAGGCCAGGAGCGAGGACTCCCAGGGCTCCACGGAGTCGTCGGCGGGCACCAAAGCCTCGGAGCCGGCCCCGCCGGCGCCCTCGGGGACGCCCCAG GATCACCCCCACGGCACTGAGGGCAATGCAGCGGAGCTGGCCTCGGGGCAGAGCAGCCAGTGTGACAGCCCCAAGCAAGCACCAGGACAGGACAGCCCACCCCTTCCGGTGCCCTCTGTGGTGAAG TCAAAATCATCCAGTGATAGCAAGAACCGTCACAAAAAGCCCAAGGACACCAAGCCCAAGGTGAAGAAGCTGAAGTATCATCAGTACATCCCTCCAGACCAGAAGGCAGAAAAGTCCCCTCCGCCCATGGATTCTGCATATGCCAgactcctccagcagcagcagctctttctgCAGCTCCAGATCCTCAgtcagcagcaacagcagcaacagcagcagcagcagcagcaacagcaacatTTCAGCTACCCAGGGATGCACCAAGGGCAGATAAA GCAATCAAATGAGCAAATGGTCAAAAGTTCAAATTCTTCATCAACTTCTGTCAACAACACCCCTCTTTCTCCTGTGAAAACCACCTTTTCAGGCCAGACTTGTGTCTCATCTATCAAGCCAGGCCCTCTGCCATCTAACCTGGATGATCTGAAA GTGTCAGAACTGAGACAGCAGCTCCGAATAAGAGGCCTTCCTGTATCCGGTACCAAAACAGCGCTGATGGAACGGCTGCGGCCCTTCCAGGAGTGCAGCAGCAATGCAGTGCCAAACTTCAGTGAGATCACAACTGTAACCTTTCCAGTCACTCCAACAAGCACCTTGTCAAGTTACCAGTCGCAGTCCTCCACCAGCATGTTATCAAACGGCTTCTACCACTTTGGCAGCACCAGCTCCACCCcacccatctctccagcctccTCCGACCTCTCTGTGAGTGGCTCTTTGCCAGACACATTCAATGATGGGCCCATGTCTTCTCCACAGTTTGGTCTTCAACCATCTCCAGTTCATGGTAGTGCTGAAGAAAGCCTCATGAGCAGCATGAATGGAGGGAGCatccagctggagctggaagggattgacacagagaaagacaaaatgctGGTGGAGAAGCAGAAGGTCATCAATGAATTGACATGGAAGCTGCAACAAGAGCAGAGGCAGGTGGAAGAGCTACGGATGCAGCTCCAGAAGCGAAAGAGAAGCAATGGccttgaggaaaaacaacagccCACTCAGCATTTCTTTGGTGTCCCCATCAAGCAAGAAAATGCAGTGTCCAGCTGCCCATTTGCATCCAAACAAACTGCCTTAAAAGGCCAAGCCAGCAGCTCAGATAAGTTAAGTAACTGTGGTGTGCCACAGCTGTCTCACATTGTAAATAGCCACTGCCTGGAGCCTGCAGGGCAAAGCACCATCACCTCCTCAACATTCCTGAGCCCGCAGTGTTCCCCCCAGCACTCTCCTCTCGGGGCTGCAAAGAGCCCGCAGCACATCAGCCTGCCGCCGTCCCCTAATAGCCACTATCTCCTGTCGGTGTCCCCCGGCTCACAGGCAGAAGGGCGCAGCGGGTCCCCACAGACCAACAGTTGCCTTCGCACAGCATCG ATGGCTACGCAGGCAGGTCAAAAGTTTTCTATTCCATCCCCAAGTTTTTGTAATTCAAGCCCAGTCCTCTCAGAGGTAAAGCAGCCTCCACCCTATGAGGATGCAGTAAAGCAG CAGATGACTCGAAGTCAGCAGATGGACGAACTCCTGGACGTGCTGATTGAGAGCGGAG AAATGCCAGCCAATGCCAAGGAAGACCGGTCCTGCCTGCAGAAAGTACCTCACATAACAGTGTCTACAGGGAACTCCAGCACTTCTCTCCCAAAGTCGTCTGCCACATTCGAACAGGTCTCCTCCACCCAGCTCCCGTTCGAGCACTGTCCTGGCGGTGGTGACACTCACCTCGAGGTCCTGCTGAATGCTCACAGCCCACTGGGGAGAGTCAGTGAAATTGCCCTACTGAAGATGGGAGGAGAAGAGTCCCACTTCGAAGGGATGATAGAGGGGTTCTCCAGCAAAGCTGCAGATGAACTGCTCACCTCCCAGGAGATTTTACAGACTCCCCTCTCACCAATGGAAACAcagctctccccttcccctgctgatGGCTCTGGTTTACAAATGAGTTTCACTGAATCTCCATGGGAAACGATGGAGTGGCTGGACCtcaccccccccagctctgccaccgGCTTTGGCTCGCTCACTTCTGCGGGCCCCAGCATCTTCAACATTGATTTCCTAGATGTTACTGATCTCAATCTAAACACCAGCATGGACCTTCACCTGCAGCAGTGGTGA
- the MYOCD gene encoding myocardin isoform X2, translating into MNGVIKQDCSDHKSAPSGNEEEKAPKEKAISEVRDGTKLQPPPFAERKNVLQLRLQQRRTREQLADQGIMPPLKSPSAFHEQRKSLERAKTEDYLKHKIRSRPERSDLVNMHILQDSAAEGSIQSTQMKLKRARLADDLNEKIALRPGPLELVEKNIIPVDSAVKEAIKGTQVNFSKPPDAFAFEEDSSNDGLSPEQARSEDSQGSTESSAGTKASEPAPPAPSGTPQDHPHGTEGNAAELASGQSSQCDSPKQAPGQDSPPLPVPSVVKSKSSSDSKNRHKKPKDTKPKVKKLKYHQYIPPDQKAEKSPPPMDSAYARLLQQQQLFLQLQILSQQQQQQQQQQQQQQQHFSYPGMHQGQIKQSNEQMVKSSNSSSTSVNNTPLSPVKTTFSGQTCVSSIKPGPLPSNLDDLKVSELRQQLRIRGLPVSGTKTALMERLRPFQECSSNAVPNFSEITTVTFPVTPTSTLSSYQSQSSTSMLSNGFYHFGSTSSTPPISPASSDLSVSGSLPDTFNDGPMSSPQFGLQPSPVHGSAEESLMSSMNGGSIQLELEGIDTEKDKMLVEKQKVINELTWKLQQEQRQVEELRMQLQKRKRSNGLEEKQQPTQHFFGVPIKQENAVSSCPFASKQTALKGQASSSDKLSNCGVPQLSHIVNSHCLEPAGQSTITSSTFLSPQCSPQHSPLGAAKSPQHISLPPSPNSHYLLSVSPGSQAEGRSGSPQTNSCLRTASMATQAGQKFSIPSPSFCNSSPVLSEVKQPPPYEDAVKQMTRSQQMDELLDVLIESGEMPANAKEDRSCLQKVPHITVSTGNSSTSLPKSSATFEQVSSTQLPFEHCPGGGDTHLEVLLNAHSPLGRVSEIALLKMGGEESHFEGMIEGFSSKAADELLTSQEILQTPLSPMETQLSPSPADGSGLQMSFTESPWETMEWLDLTPPSSATGFGSLTSAGPSIFNIDFLDVTDLNLNTSMDLHLQQW; encoded by the exons TTTTGCAGCTACGGCTTCAGCAGAGAAGGACTCGTGAGCAGCTGGCAGACCAAGGCATCATGCCAC CACTGAAAAGCCCATCTGCATTCCATGAACAACGAAAAAGTCTGGAGCGAGCCAAG ACTGAAGATTATCTCAAGCACAAGATCAGAAGCAGGCCTGAGAGATCAGACCTGGTCAACATGCACATTTTACAAG ACTCAGCTGCAGAGGGGTCCATTCAGTCTACTCAAATGAAGCTGAAAAGAGCCCGACTGGCAGATGATCTCAATGAAAAGATTGCTCTCAGGCCGGGTCCTTTGGAGCTGGTGGAGAAGAATATTATTCCTGTCGACTCAGCTGTGAAAGAGGCCATAAAAG GTACGCAGGTGAACTTCTCCAAGCCACCCGACGCCTTCGCCTTTGAGGAGGACAGCAGCAATGACGGCCTGTCCCCGGAGCAGGCCAGGAGCGAGGACTCCCAGGGCTCCACGGAGTCGTCGGCGGGCACCAAAGCCTCGGAGCCGGCCCCGCCGGCGCCCTCGGGGACGCCCCAG GATCACCCCCACGGCACTGAGGGCAATGCAGCGGAGCTGGCCTCGGGGCAGAGCAGCCAGTGTGACAGCCCCAAGCAAGCACCAGGACAGGACAGCCCACCCCTTCCGGTGCCCTCTGTGGTGAAG TCAAAATCATCCAGTGATAGCAAGAACCGTCACAAAAAGCCCAAGGACACCAAGCCCAAGGTGAAGAAGCTGAAGTATCATCAGTACATCCCTCCAGACCAGAAGGCAGAAAAGTCCCCTCCGCCCATGGATTCTGCATATGCCAgactcctccagcagcagcagctctttctgCAGCTCCAGATCCTCAgtcagcagcaacagcagcaacagcagcagcagcagcagcaacagcaacatTTCAGCTACCCAGGGATGCACCAAGGGCAGATAAA GCAATCAAATGAGCAAATGGTCAAAAGTTCAAATTCTTCATCAACTTCTGTCAACAACACCCCTCTTTCTCCTGTGAAAACCACCTTTTCAGGCCAGACTTGTGTCTCATCTATCAAGCCAGGCCCTCTGCCATCTAACCTGGATGATCTGAAA GTGTCAGAACTGAGACAGCAGCTCCGAATAAGAGGCCTTCCTGTATCCGGTACCAAAACAGCGCTGATGGAACGGCTGCGGCCCTTCCAGGAGTGCAGCAGCAATGCAGTGCCAAACTTCAGTGAGATCACAACTGTAACCTTTCCAGTCACTCCAACAAGCACCTTGTCAAGTTACCAGTCGCAGTCCTCCACCAGCATGTTATCAAACGGCTTCTACCACTTTGGCAGCACCAGCTCCACCCcacccatctctccagcctccTCCGACCTCTCTGTGAGTGGCTCTTTGCCAGACACATTCAATGATGGGCCCATGTCTTCTCCACAGTTTGGTCTTCAACCATCTCCAGTTCATGGTAGTGCTGAAGAAAGCCTCATGAGCAGCATGAATGGAGGGAGCatccagctggagctggaagggattgacacagagaaagacaaaatgctGGTGGAGAAGCAGAAGGTCATCAATGAATTGACATGGAAGCTGCAACAAGAGCAGAGGCAGGTGGAAGAGCTACGGATGCAGCTCCAGAAGCGAAAGAGAAGCAATGGccttgaggaaaaacaacagccCACTCAGCATTTCTTTGGTGTCCCCATCAAGCAAGAAAATGCAGTGTCCAGCTGCCCATTTGCATCCAAACAAACTGCCTTAAAAGGCCAAGCCAGCAGCTCAGATAAGTTAAGTAACTGTGGTGTGCCACAGCTGTCTCACATTGTAAATAGCCACTGCCTGGAGCCTGCAGGGCAAAGCACCATCACCTCCTCAACATTCCTGAGCCCGCAGTGTTCCCCCCAGCACTCTCCTCTCGGGGCTGCAAAGAGCCCGCAGCACATCAGCCTGCCGCCGTCCCCTAATAGCCACTATCTCCTGTCGGTGTCCCCCGGCTCACAGGCAGAAGGGCGCAGCGGGTCCCCACAGACCAACAGTTGCCTTCGCACAGCATCG ATGGCTACGCAGGCAGGTCAAAAGTTTTCTATTCCATCCCCAAGTTTTTGTAATTCAAGCCCAGTCCTCTCAGAGGTAAAGCAGCCTCCACCCTATGAGGATGCAGTAAAGCAG ATGACTCGAAGTCAGCAGATGGACGAACTCCTGGACGTGCTGATTGAGAGCGGAG AAATGCCAGCCAATGCCAAGGAAGACCGGTCCTGCCTGCAGAAAGTACCTCACATAACAGTGTCTACAGGGAACTCCAGCACTTCTCTCCCAAAGTCGTCTGCCACATTCGAACAGGTCTCCTCCACCCAGCTCCCGTTCGAGCACTGTCCTGGCGGTGGTGACACTCACCTCGAGGTCCTGCTGAATGCTCACAGCCCACTGGGGAGAGTCAGTGAAATTGCCCTACTGAAGATGGGAGGAGAAGAGTCCCACTTCGAAGGGATGATAGAGGGGTTCTCCAGCAAAGCTGCAGATGAACTGCTCACCTCCCAGGAGATTTTACAGACTCCCCTCTCACCAATGGAAACAcagctctccccttcccctgctgatGGCTCTGGTTTACAAATGAGTTTCACTGAATCTCCATGGGAAACGATGGAGTGGCTGGACCtcaccccccccagctctgccaccgGCTTTGGCTCGCTCACTTCTGCGGGCCCCAGCATCTTCAACATTGATTTCCTAGATGTTACTGATCTCAATCTAAACACCAGCATGGACCTTCACCTGCAGCAGTGGTGA